One Longimicrobiales bacterium genomic window, GACACCGGCCAGCCCGGGGACGGACGGTTCCATCGCCGAGTCGGCCTCCGTCCGCCGAGCCGGCCTCCGGCCCCCGGCTACCGGCCGTTCTTCCGCACCAGCTTCTGCACGTACGTGACCGCGCCGCTCAGTGCGAGCGATGCGAGCATCAGTCCGCACACGAATACGGCGAGGCGGTACAGCGCGCTCCCGGCCTTGCCTGCATGCAGCGGATACATCGCGTGCAGCGTCTTCTGGCCCGGTGCGCTCGCGCACGCATCGGTCCTTCCGACCACCTCACCCGCATGATCGAGATAGAGGTAGGAGCGGCCGTTCGGGTGCAGCTCGCATGGCTGCTTCAACCGGAACTCGTTGTGCCCGTCGCCGTCGTGCGGCGGGTAGTAGAATACGAGCCGCGCGTCCGGAAACTCCTCCGCGACGCGCGTCAGCATATCCGCGCCGGCCAACGTGACGGGCGGAAGATCGCGCGCGGGTGCGACGGCGGCCGGCGGAGCATCGCCGAAGATGCCATTGAGGATCCGGCCGGCTGTCGAGTAGAAGACGATCGCGCTGCCGCTGAGCAGGACGAGAAGAAGGATCGGCGTCGAGACGACACCGAGATCGCGGTGCCATACCAGCAGATCGCGACGTGCCAGGCTCGCGGGCAGGAGGTTGCGCAGGGAGAAGCGCTTCCGCGTCGGCCACCAGAGGACCAGGCCGGTCAGTGCGAGCAGGGCACCGAGCAGTGCGATCACGCCGCCGACCTTCTCACCGGTCTCACCCGCCATGAGATGCGCATGCAGGTCGAAGAGCAGGCTCATCAGGCGCTCGTTCGGTCTCCATTGGTCGATGATCCGGTGATCCGCAGCCGACAGAAACGCCTCGCCGTCCACGAGGTACAGATGGTACGCGGAAACGCCAGGCTCCGGCAGCTTGACCGATCGCAGATTCGGACCGAACGCCGCTTCTGCAGCAGCAATCGCAGCGGCGTGCTCGGCCGGCCCGAGCTGCGGCGCGGGCGCGCGCAGCTCGGGATAGACGAGTCGCCAGTATGCTTCCTTGTAGACGAGCGCGGAGCCCGTCACGCCGAACACGAACAGCAGCAGCGACAGCGCCAGGCCGATCCAGGCGTGCGTCTGCCGGATCAGCCTGCGCATGGACGGCCGTCTAGAACCGCGTTTCGGCGCGGAGCGAGAACGTGCGCCCGCGGCCCGCGAAGTAGCGGTCCGCAAGGGTCGTCGCGGCCTGCCCGAAATAGGTGATGTACTGCTCATCCAGGAGATTCGATGCCGACAGGGTAATGGTGGTGATCCCGAGGCCGGCGGAAATGGAGCCGTCCACGGTGGTATAGCCATCGAACTGCGCGGTCACATCGCCGGCGCCGTTGCGGAACTCGCGATCGAAGAACGTGAAGCTCTGAAGACGACCGCTGAAGCGGCGGCCGCGGTTCACGTCGACAGCCAGGTTCAGCCGGTCCGGACCGATGTCGGCCGCACTCAGGTCCGACTCGTACGAGCCGTTGTCGTCACCATCGAAGCTGCCGCGCAGCATCGAATAGCCGGCATTGAAGGCGAGGCGGGGACCGGCCTCGAAGCGCCCGGTGAACTCCCAGCCGTGCGTCCGCGTGGGCTCCCGCCGGACCTGGAAGATTCCGTCCGCGTTCGGCACCAGGCGCGACCCGAAGTCCGACGCCGACTGGAACCACGTCGCACCGACCAGCGCACGAGACGTCCCGAACGTGCCGCCAAACTCGATGTTGTCCGTCTTGACGGGCTGGAGCGCGAGGAAGTCCCCGACCGCGGTGCCCTCCTCGGATATGCCGCGCAGCACGCGCCCGACGTCGGGCATCGTGAACGCCTGTGAGAACGTGCCGTAGAAGCGGAGCCCGTTGATGGGGGTGACCACGCCGCCGACGTTGAAGAGCGGCTCGTCGAAGCTCGGGCTGCCGCCCGCCACGTTCACCCGCTGGTGGTCAGCCCGGTTGCCGGCCAGCGTGGTGAAGTCCGGCACATCGAGCTTCGCCAGCTCCCACCGCATGCCGCCGGAAATCGACAGCCAGCCGAGCGGCAGATGATCCAGCTGGACGAACGGCGCGTAGTTGAAGAACTCCGTGACGGGAACCCAGTTGCGATCCGTCTGCACCAGGCTCTGATACGTCAGGTCGCGCAGGAAGTCGAAGCCCGTGATCACGTCCAGGGGCATGCCGGCCAGGCCCGCACGCGCGTACGTGAAGCGCGTGCCGTACTTCTCCGAGTTGTTCTGCGACTGGTCGAACAGCTCGCCCACCGGTGCGATCTGCGGATCCTGGAACGTCGCAAAGCGACCTCCGCCAAACAGGGCGGAGAAGTCCTGGTAGTACGCCTTCGCCGAGAGCCGCCCGCCGCCCAGCAGCGTGTGCTCATAGTCGAGCGCTGCGGTGAACACGTCGTTCACCGGCTCCGTGCCTTCCGGCTGACCGGGTACCGACACCGCCGGCGTACCCGCCGCCCGATCGCCTGCGACGATGTCGAAGTTGCCTTCCTGCGCCAGCCGGAACCTGTTGACCATCAGCTGCAGACGCTGGTTCGCGTCCGGCTCCCAGCCGACCTTGCCCATGAAGTTGCGGCTGTTCGAATCCGCGATGTCGCCCTGCACGTTGTCGACACCGATCGCGCGCTCACGTCCGTCGTACTGCAGCCCGCGCTCTTCGTAGCTGGCCGACCCGAGGACGTCCACGCTGCCGAAACGCTTGCCCGCCATGTACTGGCCGCGCCAGCCGAAACCGTCGCCATCGAAACCGTCGCTGCTGGTCGTGCCCAGCGACACGCGCTGCTCCAGCCGGCCCGTCTTCGGCGGGCTCACAGTCACATAGTTGATGATACCGCCCGTCGCCCCGAGACCCTGGATCGCGTTCGCGCCGAAGATCACCTCCACCCGCTCGATCGCTTCCATGTCCACCGTGAACCCGTCCCGCCGACCGTCGCGCAGAGGGTTCGACTGCGGCACACCGTCGATCAGAAAGAGCGGGCGCCGGCCCCGGAAGCTCTCGCCCGCGCTCGTCAGCTTCTGACGCGCCGGCGAGAAGCTCGGGATCACGTTCGACAGCACCTCCGTCGGGTTCGACGCCAGGCCCTGCTGTACCTGGAGCTCGCGGGCCTCGATCACATCCACCTTGATCGGCAGTGTCGCGGCCGCAGCACCGGTCCGCGTCGCCGCAACCACCTGAAGACCCGTCAGCGCGATCGCGACTTCTTCGACCTCGAAGTCGACGGTTAACCGTCCCGCCGCCGCCTCGATCGAACGCTCCACGCTCCGGTATCCTATCCCCTCGACCCGCACCACCCAGGCACCTGCCGCCACCGGGCCGATGCGGTACTGGCCTGCCTCATTCGTCACGGCGCTCTGCGATGCCGGGCCTCGGGCCGACACCGCGATGCCCGACACCGGCTGGCCCGCCGGATTGAGCACTCGCCCGCTGATTACGACCGTTCCCTGCTGCGCTGCGGCCGGTGTCATTACCCCGGCCAGACCGATAGTCAGCGCACAGGCGCTGACGAAAGCTGCGAACCTCACGAGTCCCTCACCACGTCGTTTGAGGTTGAGAATCATTTTCAACATGAAAATGGTAGGCGCTGTCACGTCCGGGCGCAAGGGAGATGTTTATGCGCCGGCAAGGGGGCCGACTGGTGGGCGCATGGCGAGCGCGACTGGCATCCAATCCTGGATACATGAACGCCCGTTGCACCCACCGCGAGCGACGCCTGAGCCACTCACGCCAGCCGCTTGCGCCATTCCTGATCTGCCGTCATAATCCAGGCATACCGCACATACTTAGCACCTTCCCAATGGCGCTGATGCTCGTTCGCCTGACCACCCTTGGTGCCGCGCGTGTCCACTCCGGGGAAACTGATTTTCCCGACCTGCCCGCGCAGCGCCTCCGCTTCGCGCTCCTGCTCTATCTGGCCGTAGAGCGGGACGTCGCGCGCGAGGAGGTGGTGGCGCTGTTCTGGCCCGACCGCGACACGGCGCGCGGAAAACATGCGTTGCGTCAGATGCTGTACGAGCTGCGTCAGGTGCTGGGCGATGACTGGATCGACATGGGGAGGGACCGCATCGTCGTGAGTGCCGCCGTCGACGCGGTGGAGTTCCAGCGCGCGGTCGAGGACGGCCGGCTCACGGATGCACTGGCGCTCTATGGCGGGCCCTTCCTGCACGGCTTCTCCCTGGACAATCGGTCGTTCGAGGCGTGGGTCGATCGGCGCCGCGGCCACCTGGCGCGGCTGCATCGCCGGCTCCAGCGCGATCACGTTGCGGCGCTCGTCGCGTCGGGCAGGGCGGATGACGCGCTGAATGCGGCCCGACAATGGGTGGAGCTGGATCCGCTCGACGACGAGGCGGCGCATACGCTGATCGAGCGGCTCGCCGCCGCGGGTCAGCGCACGGCCGCGCTCCAGTACTACGACAACTACGTGCGTCAGCTCGAGGCGGAGCTCGAGGTCGAGCCGCTCGAGGAGACGCAGGCGCTCGTCGCGTCGATCCGGAATGGTGATGCTGTCGCCCCTTCGATGGGCCAGCCCGACGCGTCCGCTTCCGTCGTCGAGGACACTTCAGCCGAGCCCCCGTCAGCCCATGCCCCCGCGCCGATGACGCCGGTCTCGGTGCATGCGGCAGGAACGGTGGCGGACCGTCGCCAAGCACGCATGCCGCCGCGCCGGCGTCCGCGCGAGATGTGGCGAGGCGCATCTCTGGCCCGGCGCTCCGTCGTGATCGCAGTTCTCGTCGTGCTCGTGAGCGTGCCCGCGTATCTCTCGCGGCAGTCGGGGCAGTCGGCGCAGGCCGCTACCGTCGCGGAAAACATGTACGTGATCGCCATGATGCCGATCAGCGACCTGTCTGAGGACAAGTCGCTGCGGGCGCTCGCGGAATCGCTCACCGACGACCTCACGCAAGCCATCGCGCGGAGTCGCCAGGTCGGCGTGCGCTCACCCGCCGCCGTCCGCGAGCTGAGAGAACGTGGCGTATTGGAGACCGAGCTCGGAACGCAGCTCGGCGTCAACTATATGGTGGGTGGGCGCGTGAGTCAGGCAGGTGGCGTGGTGCGCGCCGTCATCGAGCTGCTCGATGGCAATGGCATTGTGCTGCAGACCCGGACCATCGAGCGACCCTCATCGGAGAGTCATAACCTGAGCCAGGACATGGCGGGGCTTGCCGAGGAGTTTCTGCGAACCGAGCTGCGGCTCCCTGCCCACGTCCGGTTTCAGGCGTCCGGCGCATCGAGTGAGGAAGCGTTCCGCCTCGTCAACAGAACCCGCGACATGCAATACGAGATCGTTAACATGCTTGAGGCCGGGGAACGGCCGGCGGCGGACGCACGGCTCGTGGAAATGGATTCAATCCTCGCGCTGGCGTCCAGCCTGGATCCGGAGTGGGCGGAGCCCGTGGTTCGGCGTGGCTGGGGCCTGGAGCGTCGCGTATTCATCGCCGGCTACGGTCGTGAAGATCCGGTGCTGCGGCGCGAGTTGCTGGAGCGGGCGTTGTCGTTTGCGGATCAGGCGGAACGGCTCGCCGCGGATAACGCCGACGTCCACGCGCTGCGTGGCACGCTGCTGTACCATCTGGCCCGGATGGACGGCACGACGCCTCATTCTCTCCTGGCCGGATTCGCAGATGCTGAAGCGGAGTTGAAGCGTGCAACACAGCTCGATCCGTCGAACGAGAATGCCTGGACCCGTCTGTCTGACCTCCAGTTCGCTGCCGGTCGTTACGGCGAATCTGCCTACTCCGCCGAACAGGGCTTCAATGTCGCGGGGCCACGGGCGCAGGGATTCCTGTATCAGAGATGGCGGAGTGACTTCGAGATCGGTGATGACCTCGAGGCCAATGGCTGGTGCGGGCAGCTCTGGAGCATCGAGCCGACCCTGCCAGGCCTGTACTGCCTGCTGTCGCTCGAGGCCTGGGGGGCCAGTCCGCCTGATCCCGCAGCATCGCGCCGGCTGAAGGCGAGGTTCCTGCAGAAATCCGATCTTCGCCGGCAGCCGGAGATGGAGAGCCGCTTCAGCACCCTGCTCGCGGCCATCTATGCCCAGGCCGGTCAGCCGGACAGCGCCCGAGTCATCCTCGACCGCCTCGACCCTGACGAGCCGGGATCTCTGTGGATGCGCGCGGGTGTGGAGGCGCTGCTCGGTAACGATGCCGAAGCAGTCGTGCTCCTCGGGCGGTATATGGAGGCGGACCCGAGACAGGGGCCCCGCATTGCACGCACGCGCCCGTTCTGGGACCTCGCCACCCGCGTGGATCTCAACGCGCTGATCGCCAGCAGGAGCCGCATTGCTGCCGACGGTCCCGCCCCCTCAGGAGGAGTCGAGCGCGAGGACGGCAGGCCCGCTGGCCCGCCTCACTGATCCGGACAGTACTCCGACCAGCTGCACGTAATGTCGTGGATCCACAGGCAGTCCGCGCGCTCCGTCGATTCCTTCTCCATCGTGCTGACCTTCCAGTCCGACCCCGGCTCCGTCTTCACCGGCGTGCAGCCACCCTCCGCGTCCACATAGGCCAGCTTACGGATCAGCTCCTCACTCAGGACGAACGCGTCGATCGCGTCCCCTGATCCGCCGTGCTCGAGCGTCAGCGTCCGCTCCGTCTCTTCCGGATCACCCTCGAGCCTGTACGTGAACACCACTTTCCTGATGAGTCGCGCCGCACTGCCTGACTCTCCCTGCTCGCGCATTTCCATGCCTCCATCTGCCGTGACCGTTCGTTCTCGATCGCACTGTACGCCGTTCCGGAGCCCATCGCCAGACCGAATGACGCACCGCGGCGCGGATCTGCACCCGGTCTGACGCTCGGCGGCCACGTCAGCCCTTCGGAGCGCCGCCGTCGTCGTTTCATCTGACGCAGGCGTCCTATCGTTCCAGTGTCTGCCGAACGGGCAGCAACGGACCACGGGGGAACCATGACGTTGAGATTGCGCAGGGGTGGGGCTGGGCGGATGTCGGGCAGGGCACTGATCCAGGCAGGTCTGACCTGTCTCGTTGCGACCGGATGTGCGACGGACCCGCCTCCTGCGTTGCTCACGATCGTGGATCCGGAGGCGCTGGCGTTTCATGACTCGGACCTGTTGTCCGACAGTGCCAAGGCGGTGATCCGCTCCTACCTCGGGCGTGCCGACCGTACTATCTGGCAGGATGCCGGGGATCCGGAGATGGACCGGCTGGTCGGCGAGTGCCGGGCCACCACGGCCCTGCTGAACGCGGCCGCGCTGCCCGAGCCTGGGCGGACCCGGACCGTGATCGTCGACGTGCCCGGGACCGGTCTGACGGAGTTCCGCCTGTCGCGCGTGCAGAACGACACTGTCAGTGCCCCCACCTATACTGGTCAGGCCCGTGGGGGTGAGCTGTCGATTCTACTTGTGGGTGATTCGACCGTCGAGGGCCGCATCAACACCCTGGAAGGCGAATACAACTTCCGCTCCGGGCCGTTCGGCCTCATCACCATGGACGACCTCGACTCGAGCGGGGAGCCCAGGATTTACCTCATAGAGGAAACTGCCGCCAACATCCAGCCACCAGGCTACGCCGAAGGTGCACAATGCTGAATCCGACTGCCATGGGCTCGAAGGGAAACGATTTCGATGCATCAGCTTCATTCCTGCGTCGCAGAATCTCCCAACTCCTCGCCCAACAGCTTCCAATTGCGCGATTCCGAACGACACATCGTCGAAGCGCGACCCTGGAGACGCCCATGGCAGTCGGATCAGATCGTGTCATTGACGTACTCTTCACAAAAGAGACGCTCGTCCTGAGTCTCGCCGATGGATGTGTCCTCGTGGTTCCGCTCGCGTGGTTTCCGCGCCTCCGTGACGCGCCCGCCGATGCCCGCAGGAACTGGAAGGTGGCCGGCCGGAAGGGCGACGCCGTGCACTGGCCGGACATCCATGAGGCGCTGAACGTCGCCTCGCTGCTGAAGCGCGGAAGATCGAATGGCCGCGACCTGGTCCTCTAGCGGGTCGCACACAATGACGTACCAGCGGAGGATGTACGAATAGCGGAGCTCACGGAGCGCGGAGGAGGCGGACTGCTCGACAGCAGCCTCCTCCCGTTGCGTGATCGGACGCATCGACACGATGCCTCCCCCGCTCACCGACGCCGGTCGCAGCCTCATTTGCCGCTGTCACACCCCCCGGGCATATTCCAGTTCGTCCCTCCGTAGCACCAGCAGAGAGTCGTCATGCCAGTCAACGTCGTGAAGGGCGAGGCCGCCCCGCTCTGGTCCACCTGCGTCGCACGTTTCCTCGGCGATGCCCGTACCTCACCCGGCACCACGCACCACCCCTCGCATGTCTGGCTGACACAGCGCAGCCAGCGCGACCTGCTGCTCGAGAGTGCCGCGGCCTCCGGCCATCCGGGATGGCTCGCACCGCCGCTGTCGTTCCTGTCGGAGCTGCCGAAGCGCTTTCATGCGGGTGCCGCGCCGATCGACCTGCTGACGCGCCGGCAGCTGATCAGTGCAATCGCGTCGGCGCAGGCACGCCGCACGGGCATCGGTGCAGCCGGCGGCACGGCCATCGTCCGCGGCCACATGCTGGACGCGGTCTTCAGCGAGCTGCTGCCCGAGGGTGTGACGCCGGACCGGTTCGCCGCTCTGCTCGCACATGCAGCGGCGGACGAATTCGCGGAACGTCGCAACGCGTGGATTCTCGCCGTCTACAGGGAGTACCTCGACCACCTCGGTGAGCGCGGCATGTATGATCCGCGTGCGATCCACGCGATCATTGCCGACGCCATCCGCGCAGGCGGTCTGCGCGACGCCATTGGCGGCGCGGAGCGGCTGCATGTCTACGGCCTCTATTCGGCGCGCACGCGCGGCTCGCTGCTGCATGCACTCGCCGCGCAGCAGGAAGTCGATGTCAGCGTGTATGTGCCCATGGAGGCTGAGGAGTTCGACGAGCTCGGGGCGATCGAGGAGCTGGAGCGTTCGGAACGTCCGCCCATCGTCGTACAGCCTGCACCGGACGCCGTGCGCGAGCTCCAGTGGGTGGCCGCGCGCGTGAAGGCGCTGCTGCTGGCCGGCGAGGAGCCACATCAGGTAAGCGTCATCGCGCGGACGGGGCGCGAAGATACACGGGCTGCGTGTCGCCACCTGGAGAGCGCGGGCATTCCGTGCACCGCGCGCATCCGGCGCCGGCTCGCGGAGATCCCGGTGCTGTCGCTGGTGCTGGAGCTGTTCCGGGGTGCGGGCGAGGGCTGGACGTACCGGCCACTGCGAGCCGTGATCGCGAGCTCGTACACGCGGCTGCGGATCGACGTGCGGCTCCTCGATGACATTGCGGCGCGTGCTCGCCCCGGCACGCTGGAGGCGTGGGAGCAGGCGCTCCGGGAGCTCCAGGTGACTGCCGCCGCCGGCGGCGAAGACGAGGCCGAGGACGAGGTCGCAGCGCAGGCACGGCGCAGTCGCTCGGAACGGATTGCGCGGCATGCCGGCTGGTTCCGCGAGCTGCGTGCACTGCTCGATCCGCTGTCCGGCACACGCACCGAGCGGGCCTGGGTCGAATTGACGCGTGCTCTGCTCACGCGCGACGAGCTGGAGATCCAGCGGTCGCTGTCACGCGTTCCGCACGAGCGCTACGACGTCGTACGCTTCGATCAGCGCGGGTTCCGTCGCTTCGAAACACTGCTCACGGAGTGGAACGCGGTCGCCGATGACGTATCCGTCATGAGCGGTGCAGAGTGGTACCGCCTTCTGCGCAGGATGCTCGACGGGCAGGAGCTGGTTCTGTCGACACCGGCACAGAAGGGCGTGCAGGTACTGGAAGCGCAGGATGCCGCACTCGTGCCGTTCCGCCACACGTTCGTCATCCACATGAACGACGGCGTGTTCCCGGCGCGTGCAACGGATGGCGGCATCTTCTCCGAGGAGGAGCGCTCCGCATTGATCGCGGCGGGTCTGCCGCTCGAGAATCGCTCGCTCGCTCTGCAACGGGAGCATGCGCTGTGGCGGGCGATAACGACGAGCGGCATGGTGAGCGCTTCGTACCGCACGACCGATCCGCGCGGCACGCCGCTGCTGCCATCGCTCATGCTGCCGGAGCACGACGCCGCAACGGAGCTGCCGCGCAGCCTCGACCTCCTGGGCGAGCCCATCACACGTGACCAGACCCGTCAGCTGGCCGTGCAGGCTCTGCTCGACGGCCGCGACGATGTCCGCACGCCGGAACCGGACGTGATCCGCCGCGCGGTGCTGCACGCGCACGCAGAGCAGTCGCGCGGTGTGCCGGATCGCACCGTGCCTCGTCCGGCGACCATGTGGAATGGCGTGATCCGCGACCCGGACGTGCTCGAGCTGCTGCGCAGACGTTACGGCCCCGAGCACATCTGGTCGGCGAGCCAGCTGCAGACCTACACGCGCTGTCCGTTCTTCTTCCTGATCGATCGCGTACTGCGCCTGCGCACGCTCGAAGAGGCCGAGGAGTCCACGTCGCCGCTCGAGTTCGGCGGCATCGCACACGACATCCTAGAGCGGTTCTATGCGGCGTCGCTCGACGACGTGCCGGTCGCGCTGTCGGCGGATGTGGAGACGCGGCTGAATGAAGCGATCGCCGAGGTGGTCGCCGAACGGGAGGCGGGCGGCAACTGGCTCGGCATCGGCGCGCTCTGGAGTGTGAGCAGAGAAGGGATCGCGACCGTGATCCGGAACTACGTCGCATGGGAGCTCGAGCACATGAATCAGCAGGGCGAGCGGCCCTGGCGCTGTGAGTACGTGCTCCAGGACGAGGCCGGCCAGCCCGTCATGATCACCGGGCGGGATACCCGTGGCCGCAACGTACAGCTGCGACTGACGGGCCGTGTCGATCGCATCGACCGCGACCGCAAGGGTCGCTACCAGGTACTCGATTACAAGACGTCCAGCATCCCGGCCGCGAAGTCGTACCGCGACGGCGTGCTGCTCCAGGCGCCGCTGTATTCGGAGGCGCTGCGTCAGTCGGCCGGCGTGGATGTCGCCGGTGCGCGGTATCGCGCTCTGAAGAAGCCAGGCAACCCGAAGAACGGAGCGAGCATCACGGTGAGCAAGGACCCGTATGACGTGGCGCTTGCCTACGCGTTCTCGGTCCCCGCGCGCGTTCACGAGGGCCTGTTCGAGGCGGTGATGGCGGCCAGCTCGGAGTGGGCGTCCTGGGACCCGGACCTGAGCGTGTGCCGGACACTGGCCACACTCGAGGAAGGGTGCCGCTTCGATGACTGAGCACGGGTGGACGGACGAACAGCGGGCGGCGATCCTGGCGGATCACGACGTGCTGCTCACGGCGAACGCGGGCACCGGCAAGACGACGACCGTCGTCGGCAAGATCCTGTGGCTGCTCGGCATCGAGTCCGGACTGGAGCCATGTCCGGAGCCGTGCACTCTCAGCGAGATTGCGGCGATCACGTTCACGGAAAAGGCCGCCCACGACCTCAGGACCAAACTGCGCGAAGGCATCGCCCGCTCCGATCGCGCGGCGGAGCTGTTGTGGCAGATCGATCGCGCTGCCGTCGGCACGATCCACGGCTTCTGCGGCCAGATCCTGCGCGAGCACGCACTCCGCCTCGGCATCGATCCCACGTTCCGCGTGCTGGACGAGCGACAGTCGCGGCTCGAACAGGACGCGCTCATACGTGACCTGATCCTCGAGCGCCTGGGTGAGCGCGATGCCGGCGTCATGGACATTGTCGGCACGTTCACTCTCGACGGCTACACGTTCTCGGC contains:
- a CDS encoding BTAD domain-containing putative transcriptional regulator; this translates as MALMLVRLTTLGAARVHSGETDFPDLPAQRLRFALLLYLAVERDVAREEVVALFWPDRDTARGKHALRQMLYELRQVLGDDWIDMGRDRIVVSAAVDAVEFQRAVEDGRLTDALALYGGPFLHGFSLDNRSFEAWVDRRRGHLARLHRRLQRDHVAALVASGRADDALNAARQWVELDPLDDEAAHTLIERLAAAGQRTAALQYYDNYVRQLEAELEVEPLEETQALVASIRNGDAVAPSMGQPDASASVVEDTSAEPPSAHAPAPMTPVSVHAAGTVADRRQARMPPRRRPREMWRGASLARRSVVIAVLVVLVSVPAYLSRQSGQSAQAATVAENMYVIAMMPISDLSEDKSLRALAESLTDDLTQAIARSRQVGVRSPAAVRELRERGVLETELGTQLGVNYMVGGRVSQAGGVVRAVIELLDGNGIVLQTRTIERPSSESHNLSQDMAGLAEEFLRTELRLPAHVRFQASGASSEEAFRLVNRTRDMQYEIVNMLEAGERPAADARLVEMDSILALASSLDPEWAEPVVRRGWGLERRVFIAGYGREDPVLRRELLERALSFADQAERLAADNADVHALRGTLLYHLARMDGTTPHSLLAGFADAEAELKRATQLDPSNENAWTRLSDLQFAAGRYGESAYSAEQGFNVAGPRAQGFLYQRWRSDFEIGDDLEANGWCGQLWSIEPTLPGLYCLLSLEAWGASPPDPAASRRLKARFLQKSDLRRQPEMESRFSTLLAAIYAQAGQPDSARVILDRLDPDEPGSLWMRAGVEALLGNDAEAVVLLGRYMEADPRQGPRIARTRPFWDLATRVDLNALIASRSRIAADGPAPSGGVEREDGRPAGPPH
- a CDS encoding DUF2442 domain-containing protein, coding for MAVGSDRVIDVLFTKETLVLSLADGCVLVVPLAWFPRLRDAPADARRNWKVAGRKGDAVHWPDIHEALNVASLLKRGRSNGRDLVL
- a CDS encoding PepSY-associated TM helix domain-containing protein, with the translated sequence MRRLIRQTHAWIGLALSLLLFVFGVTGSALVYKEAYWRLVYPELRAPAPQLGPAEHAAAIAAAEAAFGPNLRSVKLPEPGVSAYHLYLVDGEAFLSAADHRIIDQWRPNERLMSLLFDLHAHLMAGETGEKVGGVIALLGALLALTGLVLWWPTRKRFSLRNLLPASLARRDLLVWHRDLGVVSTPILLLVLLSGSAIVFYSTAGRILNGIFGDAPPAAVAPARDLPPVTLAGADMLTRVAEEFPDARLVFYYPPHDGDGHNEFRLKQPCELHPNGRSYLYLDHAGEVVGRTDACASAPGQKTLHAMYPLHAGKAGSALYRLAVFVCGLMLASLALSGAVTYVQKLVRKNGR
- a CDS encoding PD-(D/E)XK nuclease family protein is translated as MPVNVVKGEAAPLWSTCVARFLGDARTSPGTTHHPSHVWLTQRSQRDLLLESAAASGHPGWLAPPLSFLSELPKRFHAGAAPIDLLTRRQLISAIASAQARRTGIGAAGGTAIVRGHMLDAVFSELLPEGVTPDRFAALLAHAAADEFAERRNAWILAVYREYLDHLGERGMYDPRAIHAIIADAIRAGGLRDAIGGAERLHVYGLYSARTRGSLLHALAAQQEVDVSVYVPMEAEEFDELGAIEELERSERPPIVVQPAPDAVRELQWVAARVKALLLAGEEPHQVSVIARTGREDTRAACRHLESAGIPCTARIRRRLAEIPVLSLVLELFRGAGEGWTYRPLRAVIASSYTRLRIDVRLLDDIAARARPGTLEAWEQALRELQVTAAAGGEDEAEDEVAAQARRSRSERIARHAGWFRELRALLDPLSGTRTERAWVELTRALLTRDELEIQRSLSRVPHERYDVVRFDQRGFRRFETLLTEWNAVADDVSVMSGAEWYRLLRRMLDGQELVLSTPAQKGVQVLEAQDAALVPFRHTFVIHMNDGVFPARATDGGIFSEEERSALIAAGLPLENRSLALQREHALWRAITTSGMVSASYRTTDPRGTPLLPSLMLPEHDAATELPRSLDLLGEPITRDQTRQLAVQALLDGRDDVRTPEPDVIRRAVLHAHAEQSRGVPDRTVPRPATMWNGVIRDPDVLELLRRRYGPEHIWSASQLQTYTRCPFFFLIDRVLRLRTLEEAEESTSPLEFGGIAHDILERFYAASLDDVPVALSADVETRLNEAIAEVVAEREAGGNWLGIGALWSVSREGIATVIRNYVAWELEHMNQQGERPWRCEYVLQDEAGQPVMITGRDTRGRNVQLRLTGRVDRIDRDRKGRYQVLDYKTSSIPAAKSYRDGVLLQAPLYSEALRQSAGVDVAGARYRALKKPGNPKNGASITVSKDPYDVALAYAFSVPARVHEGLFEAVMAASSEWASWDPDLSVCRTLATLEEGCRFDD
- a CDS encoding TonB-dependent receptor — encoded protein: MRFAAFVSACALTIGLAGVMTPAAAQQGTVVISGRVLNPAGQPVSGIAVSARGPASQSAVTNEAGQYRIGPVAAGAWVVRVEGIGYRSVERSIEAAAGRLTVDFEVEEVAIALTGLQVVAATRTGAAAATLPIKVDVIEARELQVQQGLASNPTEVLSNVIPSFSPARQKLTSAGESFRGRRPLFLIDGVPQSNPLRDGRRDGFTVDMEAIERVEVIFGANAIQGLGATGGIINYVTVSPPKTGRLEQRVSLGTTSSDGFDGDGFGWRGQYMAGKRFGSVDVLGSASYEERGLQYDGRERAIGVDNVQGDIADSNSRNFMGKVGWEPDANQRLQLMVNRFRLAQEGNFDIVAGDRAAGTPAVSVPGQPEGTEPVNDVFTAALDYEHTLLGGGRLSAKAYYQDFSALFGGGRFATFQDPQIAPVGELFDQSQNNSEKYGTRFTYARAGLAGMPLDVITGFDFLRDLTYQSLVQTDRNWVPVTEFFNYAPFVQLDHLPLGWLSISGGMRWELAKLDVPDFTTLAGNRADHQRVNVAGGSPSFDEPLFNVGGVVTPINGLRFYGTFSQAFTMPDVGRVLRGISEEGTAVGDFLALQPVKTDNIEFGGTFGTSRALVGATWFQSASDFGSRLVPNADGIFQVRREPTRTHGWEFTGRFEAGPRLAFNAGYSMLRGSFDGDDNGSYESDLSAADIGPDRLNLAVDVNRGRRFSGRLQSFTFFDREFRNGAGDVTAQFDGYTTVDGSISAGLGITTITLSASNLLDEQYITYFGQAATTLADRYFAGRGRTFSLRAETRF